One segment of Rutidosis leptorrhynchoides isolate AG116_Rl617_1_P2 unplaced genomic scaffold, CSIRO_AGI_Rlap_v1 contig438, whole genome shotgun sequence DNA contains the following:
- the LOC139883712 gene encoding DNA-directed RNA polymerase II subunit RPB7, giving the protein MFFHIVLERNMQLHPRHFGRNLRENLVSKLMKDVEGTCSGRHGFVVAITGIENVGKGLIRDGTGFVTFPVKYQCVVFRPFKGEILEAVVTMVNKMGFFAEAGPVQIFVSNHLIPDDMEFQPGDMPNYTTSDGSVKIQKDSEVRLKIIGTRVDATEIFCIGTIKDDFLGVINDPTTL; this is encoded by the exons ATGTTTTTCCACATTGTGTTAGAGAGGAATATGCAATTACATCCTCGTCACTTTGGTCGGAACCTCCGCGAAAACCTTGTCTCTAAGCTCATGAAAGATGTGGAAGGAACCTGcag TGGTCGGCATGGATTCGTCGTGGCTATAACTGGAATAGAGAATGTTGGAAAAGGCTTGATTCGAGATGGAACTGGATTTGTCACCTTTCCCGTGAAATATCAATGTGTGGTGTTTAGGCCCTTTAAAGGGGAAATCTTGGAAGCTGTTGTTACTATGGTTAACAAG ATGGGTTTCTTTGCTGAAGCTGGCCCTGTTCAGATTTTTGTTTCCAACCAC tTGATACCGGATGATATGGAGTTCCAGCCTGGAGACATGCCAAACTACACAACTTCCGATGGATCG GTTAAGATTCAAAAAGACAGTGAGGTGCGATTAAAGATCATTGGTACTCGAGTTGATGCTACTGAAATT TTCTGCATTGGGACGATAAAGGATGATTTCTTGGGCGTGATAAACGATCCAACAACTCTTTAG